One genomic segment of Panicum virgatum strain AP13 chromosome 2N, P.virgatum_v5, whole genome shotgun sequence includes these proteins:
- the LOC120660583 gene encoding chromatin remodeling protein EBS-like isoform X1, producing MAKTKQGKRDVDAYTIKGTNKVVRVGDCVLMRPADTDNPPYVARVERMESDGRGGVRVRVRWYYRPEEAKGGRRPFHGAKELFLSDHFDTQSAHTIEGKCVVHSFKNYTKLDNVGPEDFYCRFDYKASSGAFTPDRVAVYCKCEMPYNPDDLMVQCEGCKDWFHPSCMGMTIEQAKKIDHYMCSDCAKENGAKRTSNSYPGPTNSDSKIEAKRRKR from the exons ATGGCTAAGACGAAGCAGGGGAAGCGGGACGTCGACGCCTACACCATCAAGGGCACCAACAAGGTGGTCCGAG TGGGGGACTGCGTGCTGATGCGGCCGGCGGACACGGACAACCCGCCGTACGTGGCGCGGGTGGAGCGGATGGAGTCGgatgggcgcggcggcgtgcgggtgcgggtgcgctGGTACTACCGCCCCGAGGAGGCCAAGGGCGGCCGCCGCCCATTCCACGGCGCCAAGGAGCTCTTCCTCTCCGACCACTTCGACACGCAGAGCGCGCACACCATCGAGGGCAAGTGCGTCGTCCATTCCTTCAAGAACTACACCAAGCTCGACAACGTCGGGCCTGAGGATTTCTACTGCCGATTTGACTACAAGGCGAGCAGCGGCGCATTCACCCCCGACCGTGTCGCCGT GTATTGCAAGTGTGAGATGCCATACAACCCGGATGACCTCATGGTGCAGTGTGAGGGATGCAAGGACTG GTTCCATCCATCCTGTATGGGAATGACCATTGAGCAGGCCAAAAAGATAGATCACTACATGTGCTCCGACTGTGCTAAAGAAAATGGTGCAAAGAGAACCTCAAATTCATACCCAGGTCCAACAAACTCTGATTCTAAG ATTGAAGCAAAGAGGCGCAAGAGATAA
- the LOC120660583 gene encoding chromatin remodeling protein EBS-like isoform X2, producing the protein MAKTKQGKRDVDAYTIKGTNKVVRVGDCVLMRPADTDNPPYVARVERMESDGRGGVRVRVRWYYRPEEAKGGRRPFHGAKELFLSDHFDTQSAHTIEGKCVVHSFKNYTKLDNVGPEDFYCRFDYKASSGAFTPDRVAVYCKCEMPYNPDDLMVQCEGCKDWFHPSCMGMTIEQAKKIDHYMCSDCAKENGAKRTSNSYPD; encoded by the exons ATGGCTAAGACGAAGCAGGGGAAGCGGGACGTCGACGCCTACACCATCAAGGGCACCAACAAGGTGGTCCGAG TGGGGGACTGCGTGCTGATGCGGCCGGCGGACACGGACAACCCGCCGTACGTGGCGCGGGTGGAGCGGATGGAGTCGgatgggcgcggcggcgtgcgggtgcgggtgcgctGGTACTACCGCCCCGAGGAGGCCAAGGGCGGCCGCCGCCCATTCCACGGCGCCAAGGAGCTCTTCCTCTCCGACCACTTCGACACGCAGAGCGCGCACACCATCGAGGGCAAGTGCGTCGTCCATTCCTTCAAGAACTACACCAAGCTCGACAACGTCGGGCCTGAGGATTTCTACTGCCGATTTGACTACAAGGCGAGCAGCGGCGCATTCACCCCCGACCGTGTCGCCGT GTATTGCAAGTGTGAGATGCCATACAACCCGGATGACCTCATGGTGCAGTGTGAGGGATGCAAGGACTG GTTCCATCCATCCTGTATGGGAATGACCATTGAGCAGGCCAAAAAGATAGATCACTACATGTGCTCCGACTGTGCTAAAGAAAATGGTGCAAAGAGAACCTCAAATTCATACCCAG ATTGA